From a region of the Burkholderia lata genome:
- a CDS encoding heavy metal sensor histidine kinase, producing the protein MKRSIVLRLSAMFGIVSLLVFTLVGCGLFVMMERQLFAELRATLDTRAKVAEMIVSHALTPQRGRLMQEKLADLEPPDGSTRYQVDTPNPDFRFGQPVDGVPVGAPFGAFQQYALNHSTYDVMTKTVTVAGNGERPTLKLVVASSCERTQRMLRRFGWTLAALITIATIITLLLSRAVARFGLAPLDRLSQDASAISLANRRQRLQTDALPAELRDLATSFNGALDRIQQTYARLEAFNADVAHELRTPISILIGQTQVALTSRDRTVERMQQTLQSNLEEFERLRVIINDMLFLSRSDRGERATDLKDVSLADEVRRMLDFLEIPLDEAQLRAELHGDARAAVDPSLFRRAMTNLLINAIQHSAPGATVSVTIVRRDTLVEMSVANPGEPIDPARRSHVFERFYRLEEARANSKENHGLGLSIVKAVAEMHGGSVFVACSGGINTFGFSVSTQPCAGGPLRPADLHDTRPAHAPRALH; encoded by the coding sequence ATGAAACGCTCGATCGTCCTGCGGCTGTCGGCGATGTTCGGCATCGTGTCGCTGCTCGTGTTCACGCTGGTCGGCTGCGGGCTGTTCGTGATGATGGAGCGCCAGTTGTTCGCCGAGCTGCGCGCGACGCTCGACACGCGCGCCAAGGTCGCCGAGATGATCGTGTCGCATGCGCTCACGCCGCAGCGCGGGCGCCTCATGCAGGAAAAGCTCGCCGATCTCGAACCGCCCGACGGTTCGACGCGCTACCAGGTCGACACCCCGAACCCGGACTTCCGCTTTGGCCAGCCTGTCGACGGGGTGCCCGTCGGCGCACCGTTCGGCGCCTTCCAGCAATACGCGCTCAACCACAGCACCTACGACGTGATGACGAAGACCGTCACGGTGGCCGGCAATGGCGAGCGGCCGACGCTGAAGCTGGTCGTCGCCAGCTCGTGCGAGCGCACGCAGCGGATGCTGCGCCGCTTCGGCTGGACGCTCGCCGCGCTGATCACGATCGCGACGATCATTACGCTGCTGCTGAGCCGTGCGGTGGCCCGTTTCGGGCTCGCGCCGCTCGACCGGCTGTCGCAGGACGCATCCGCGATCAGCCTCGCGAACCGCCGCCAGCGGCTGCAGACCGACGCGCTGCCGGCCGAACTGCGCGACCTCGCCACATCGTTCAACGGCGCGCTCGACCGCATCCAGCAAACCTACGCGCGACTCGAGGCGTTCAACGCGGACGTCGCGCACGAACTGCGCACGCCGATCAGCATCCTGATCGGCCAGACCCAGGTTGCGCTGACCAGCCGCGACCGCACGGTCGAGCGGATGCAGCAGACGCTGCAGTCGAACCTCGAGGAATTCGAGCGGCTGCGCGTGATCATCAACGACATGCTGTTCCTGTCGCGCAGCGACCGCGGCGAACGTGCGACCGACCTGAAGGACGTGTCGCTCGCCGACGAAGTGCGGCGCATGCTCGACTTTCTCGAAATCCCGCTCGACGAGGCGCAGTTGCGCGCCGAGCTGCACGGCGATGCGCGCGCGGCCGTCGATCCGTCGCTGTTCCGCCGCGCGATGACCAACCTGCTGATCAACGCGATCCAGCATTCGGCGCCCGGCGCGACGGTCAGCGTGACGATCGTGCGCCGTGACACGCTGGTCGAAATGTCCGTCGCGAACCCCGGCGAACCGATCGACCCCGCCCGGCGTTCGCACGTGTTCGAGCGCTTCTACCGGCTCGAGGAGGCCCGCGCGAACAGCAAGGAAAACCACGGGCTCGGGCTGTCGATCGTCAAGGCCGTCGCCGAAATGCACGGCGGCAGCGTGTTCGTCGCCTGCTCGGGCGGCATCAACACGTTCGGGTTCTCGGTCTCGACGCAACCCTGCGCCGGCGGCCCGTTGCGCCCGGCCGACCTGCACGATACCCGGCCGGCCCACGCGCCCCGCGCGTTGCACTGA